In Actinoplanes octamycinicus, the genomic window TGCACGCGCTCCTCGCGCGGCTCGCACCCGACTGTGACCGGATCGCCGCGTCCGCCGCGGCCCGGTCCGGCGACCCGGTCGACGACCTGCCGGCCGCGGGCGCTCCCCTGCTCGACATCGGTGCCGAACACCACGCCACCTGGGAGGTGCGTCTCTTTGCATCCTGAACCGCAGCATCCTGAACCGCACGATCACGGCCCCGACGAGGTGCCGCACACCCACCCGGATCCCGGAGTCGACCCGCACGCGCCGCTCCCGGCGATCGGCGGACCGCGGGCGCTGCGGATCGGGATCGGTGGCCCGGTCGGCTCCGGCAAGACCGCGCTGGTCGCGGCGCTGTGCCGGGCGCTCGGCGAGGAGCTGCGGCTCGCCGTGGTCACCAACGACATCTACACCACCGAGGACGCCGACTTCCTGCTCCGCAACGGGGTGCTGCCGGCCGAGCGGATCCGCGCGGTGGAGACCGGCTGCTGTCCGCACACCGCGATCCGCGACGACATCTCGGCCAACCTGGACGCCGTCGAGGACCTGGAGGCGTCGCTCGGGCCGCTCGACCTGATCCTGGTGGAGAGCGGTGGCGACAACCTCACCGCCACGTTCAGCAAGGGCCTGATCGACCAGCAGATCTTCGTGGTCGACGTGTCCGGCGGCGACAAGGTCCCCCGCAAGGGCGGTCCCGGCGTCACCACCGCCGACCTGCTGGTGATCAACAAGACCGACCTGGCGCCGCTGGTCGGCGCCGACCTCGCGGTGATGGACCGGGACGCCCGGGCCCGCCGCCACGACCTGCCGACGGTCTTCCTGTCGCTGGCCGAGGACAAGGCGGCGACGCCGGTCGCCGGGTGGATCCGCGGCCTGGTGGCGGCGCGAGCGCCGGCGTGAGGGCCGAGGCCCGGATCGTCGCGGAGGCGGACGGGCGGGGCGGCACCCGGCTCGCCGTCCTCCGCGGCCAGTCGCCGCTGCTGCTCCGGCAGACCGGCTCCCGCCATGCCGCCGCGCCGCCCCACGCCGGCGGTCTGCTCGACACCGGCGGTCTGCTCGACGCCGGCGGGGTTCGCGACACCGGCGGGGTCACCGTCCATCTGGTCGGCGGCGCGGCCGGGCCGCTGCGTGGCGATGACCTGCGCCTGGTGATCGAAGTCGGCCAGGACGCGCGGCTGACCCTGCGCAGTGTGGCGGCTCAGCTAGCCCTGCCGGGGCGGCCCGCGCCGCCCTCCCGGATGACGGTCACCGCGACGGTCGCGGCGGGCGGCACGTTGCGGTGGCTCCCCGAGCCGCTGATCGCCGCCGCCGGCAGCGACCACGTCGCGATCACCCGGGTGGCGGTCGAGGCCGGCGGGTCACTGTGGTGGCGCGACGACCTGGTCTGCGGCCGGCACGCCGAGGAGTCCGGCGACTTCGTCGCGGACACCCTCGTCCGGTACGCCGGAAGCACCCTTCACCGGCACGAGCTCGCGGTCGGCCCGCGCGCGCCAGGCTGGACCGGCCCGGCCGTCCTGGGCACCGGCCGCGCCGTCGGGACGCTGCTCCTGGCCGGCCCCGCCGCCGCGGCCGCCGCCGACCGCGGCGTCACCGGCACGCACGCCGCGATCATGCCGCTGGCCGGCCCGGGCGTCCTGGCCACCGCCGTCGCCCCGGACATCCGAGCCGTCCGGGCCGCCCTGGACCCGCTGTGCCGTCACTCCCCCGCGCCGGTGTCCTAGGGCTGTCCTGCCGATCAAGGCGAGGCTGCGGCGTGGCCAGGCGCGCCTGGCAGCGTCCGCGAGACGCCCACATACACCGGTATGCGGGCGTTTCGCGGCCGTTGCCGGCCACACTCCTGACCTCGCCTCGCACCCGGCCGGGTCACGAGACACGCCCCAGTCGTCAGCGAGACGGGTCGATCATGGTCATGCCGGCCGGGGTGGCCTGATCGAAAGCGGGCAGCAGCGCGGCCGCTTCGGTGAGGCCGACGGTGCGTTCGATCAGTCGTTGCGGCTGGAGCGTGCCCCGCTCGATGAGGGCCATCATGGCCGGGTAGTCGGCCGCCGCCATGCCGTGGCTGCCGAGCAGGTCGAGTTCCCAGCCGATCACCCGGGACATCGGCACCCTCGGGTGGCCGTCGATCGGCGGCAGCAGCCCGATCTGCACGTGCCGGCCCCGGCGGCGCAGGCTGAGGATCGCGTCGGCGCAGGTCTGCTCGCTGCCGACCGCGTCGACGGTGACATGGCTGCCGCCACCGGTCAGCTCGGCAACCGCAGCGGGGACGTCAACGGTGGCACCCGCACCCGTGCCGCTGGCGGCGGTTCCGGTGCCGCTCGCGGCGGCGGACAGCAGGGTGTGTTCCGCGCCCACGGCGGCGGCGACCGCCAACGCCTCCGGGTTCCGGTCGACCGCGATCACCCGCGCGCCCAGTGCCCGCGCGATCATCACCGCGCTCAGGCCGACGCCCCCGGCGCCGACCACGGTCACCCACTCGCCCTCGGTGACCCGCGCCCGGCCGGCCAGCCCGCGGTAGGCGGTGGCGAACCGGCAGCCCAGACTCGCCGCGGTGGCGAAGTCCACCTGTGCCGGGAGGGCCACCAGGTTGGTGTCGGCGGCGTGCAGGACCACGAACTCGGCGAACGAGCCCCCGTGCGTGAACCCGGGCTGCTGCTGGTCCGGGCAGACCTGGGCCTGTCCGGTCCGGCACCACTCGCACCGCCCGCACCCGCAGACGAACGGCACGGTCACCCGGTCGCCGGCCGCCCAGCGGCCGACCCCGGCGCCGGCCTCGGTCACCACCCCGGCCAGCTCGTGCCCGGGCACGTGCGGGAAGACGATGTCGTCGTCGTGCCCGGCCCAGCCGTGCCAGTCACTGCGGCACAGCCCGGTGGCCATCACCCGGACCACCACCCCGCCGGGCGGCGCGCTGGGCCGCGGCACCTCCCGCACCTCGGGCCGGCCCCGGACAACGTCGACAACCACGGCACGCATCGCCCCATCCTCGCCGATCATCCGGCGAAGCCATCAAGAGAGCCCGGCGAAGCTATGAACGGAGTCCGGCGAAGCTGTCCAGCAACCGGCGCAACCCCCACAGGTACTGGTCGGTGCCGATCCAGGTCGCCATCACGTCGGTAGCGGCAGCGGTCCGCGGGAACCGGTCAGCCGGCACCTCGCCCCAGGCCGCGGCCCGCGCCGCGATCCGCTCCGCCTCCGGCGGCAGCACCCCGGCGTGCGGCTGATCGGCCACCTCCAGAGCGATCGCGCCCAGGACGTAAACCATGATCAGGTACGCCCCCCGCGCGCCGGCCGCACGGTCCAGACCGGCCGCCGACAGCCGGTCCAGCAACCGTTCGCCGAGCAGCAGCGCCTGCGGCCCGTTCATCGCGCCGCTCAGGAAGAGCGGCACCGCGCCCGGGTGCGCGACCAGCCGGGCCCGGATCTCCACGGCCAGCAGCTCCAGGTCGGCACGCCAGCCGCCGGTCGCCGGGGCGGCCGCGTTCACCTCGCCGAGCAGACGCTCGACCAGGGCCTGCTCGATGGCCGCCTTGTCGGCGAAGTAGGTGTACACCGCGTTCGGCGTGACGCCCAGCTCGCCGGCGATCCGGCGGATCGAGGCCGCGACCGGGCCGTCGGCGTCCATCAGCCGCAGGGCGGCGTCCAGCACGTCGTCCTGCGTGAGCGCGCGTTTCGGGCCGGGCCGCCGGCGTGCCTCGGTCATGGCTTCCCCCTTGACATATCTCTGCACACCGTACAGCATTCGCGGTGTCAGCAACTCTGCACGGCGTACAGAAATGGATCGAGATGAAACGAGTGACCGGATGGCTCCTGGTGACAGCGGCGGCCGGCTTCGCGGTGGCGTCGAGCGTGCTGTCGGCGACGTTCGGCTGGCCGGACATCCTGCGGGAGCCGGCCCCGGTGGTGCTGGCCGCGTTCCACGACGGCGGCCCGTCGCTGGTCTGGACCTGGTTCGCGGTGGCCTGGACGTACGGGCTGCTCGCCGTACCGGTGCTGCTGCTCGCGGCGGCCCTGGGGCGTCCGGCGGACCCGGTGCTCAAGGCGGCCGGCGCGATCGGCGCGGCCTCCGCGCTGTTGTCGCTGATCGGGTTCCTGCGCTGGGTCTTCGTGGTCCCGGCGCTGGCCACCCGATGGGCCGGGGGCGACCCGGTGACCCGGGCCGCGGTGGAGGCGGCGTGGACGGCGCAGCACCAGTTCGGCGGGGCGCTGCTCGGCGAGCATCTCGGGCAGGTGCTCGCGGTGGCCTGGTCGGTGACGGTCAGCCTGGTGGTGCTGCGGTCCGGCGTGCTGCCCCGGTGGGTCGGGTGGAGCGGCCTGACGGCGTCGGCGTTGTACCTGCTCAATCAGGGCGAGGTGCTCGCGACGGCGGTGCCCGGCTTCCCGGTGTGGGAGCTGGCCGGGCTGCTCGGGAGCACGACGTGGGGGCTGTGGGTGGCCGCCGTCGGCGGGGCACTGCTCGTGCGCCGTCCGCGGCGCGACGCCTCGACCGGCTCGATCCGCGCGGCCCGGCAGGCCGGGATACGCCCGGCCGGCTGACGCACGTCGCCCGGCGACGATTCCGGAGCCGTTCGTCAGGCTCGGGACGGCGATGGTCGTACCGAAAACCGCGCGGACATGGTGGAGGGCGGACCGTGAGCGGTCCGCCCTCCGTCGGTTCGCGCCGCGGTTACGCCGCGACCGCGATCGGGACGCCGTGACTGTCGGTCAGCGCCAGCCGGGTGTGCAGGTTGCCCTGCTGCTGCACCTTCGCGAAGTACTCGCTGCGCCGGCGCTGCAGACAGCCCTTGCGGGTGCGGGGCCCGCCGGCCGCGACGGTCAGCAGTTCCGGCGCGAGTGAGCTGTTCAGGCCCTCCCGCAGCAGGCGCAACGCCTCGGTGCGCAGCTGGGAGATCCGGGACTCGGTCACCCCGAGCCGGGCCGCCACCTCGCTGAGCGGTTGCTCCTGCAGGAACGACTCCTCCACGACCTGGCGCAGCCGCTCGGGCAGCGCCTGGATGGCCTGGTGCAGGTATCCCAGCCGCTCCCGCTTGAGCAGCAGATCCTCCGGCCCCTCGGACAGTTCCGGCACCATCTCCTCGGCTGCCCCGGTGGGGAAGCCCTGCAGGCTCAGCAGCGACGCCTTCTGCACGTCGTCCTCGACGCTGGCCAGCTCGGACACCCCGATGCCGAGCATCTCGGCGACCTCGGCGTCGCTCGGGGTGCGGCCCAGGGCGGCGGTGAGTTCCTGGCGGGCGGTCGCGGCGCGCCGGGCCCGGGCCCGCACCGATCGGCTGGCCCAGTCCTGGCCGCGGAGCTCGTCCAGCAGCGCACCGCGGATCCGGACCGCGGCGAACCGGTGGAACGGGATGCCGCGGGTCACGTCGAAGGATCGGGCCGCTCCGAGCAGGGCCGCGAAACCGGCTGAGGAGAGGTCATCTGAGTGGACGTGGCCGGGCACCCGGTTGAGCAATTCCCGGACCAGGTGGCCAACCATCGGCATGTGTTCGCGGATCAGGTCCTCGATGTCGCGCGCGGACGGCGCGTCGTGGATGACGCCGATGGTGGCGGGGAGATCGGTCGTGGCGGTCACGTAGTCCTCCTCGCTCGTACGAACCGGCTGGTGAAGCCGGCTGACGAGAAGAACAGTGGTCGCCGTTGGGTGCAGCGGGGCCGGAACTCGGTTGCTTTTGTGGAGTTTTTTCACATAAAGCCTCAGGTCGGCCCGGCCGGAGGCAGAAAACGCGACGATCCGCATGGCCGATGGCCAGGCGGATCGTCTCAAGAGGGAAACCCTAGTGGAACACCGGGGCGCGCCAGGCCACGACCTCGGCAAGCTCGTCCTGCACCCAGCGCATCCGGCGGACCGCCACGTCGGGGTGGTCACCGAACTCGGTGGCCACGCCGGCGGCGCATCCGTCGCTGCCGTACAGGAGGATCATGCTGGTGATGGCCTCCTCCAGGGCAGCGCGGTTCGGGTACTCGGATGGCTGCAGGTGTGAGACGAACAGCGCCTCGGCGGCCAGATCCTTCACAGTGCTTAGCATTGTCGAACTCCCCGTTGCGACGACCTGCTTGTCAGTCCGGCGGACAATCCCGCCCATCATCTCCGCGGGAACCGTGCCGGTCGGCAGCCACGCCGTGCGAAGCCCCCCGCAATCCGGGCATCCAGCCCGGGCGGATGGAAGCAGAGCGCCTGTCGTTCTTTCTCACCGTAACTCGGTGGTCACCGGTCTGACTTCTTATTTCCGTCCCCGGCGGCCGCCGCGGCCGGTCTGATCAACTGACCGGCCGAAGGCGTTGTACCCACCACCGGGCCGGGCAATCACGTCGTGGTGTCACCGTCGAGTTCGTCGTCCGGCGGCAGGTCCGGGGTGGTCGGCGTGGTGACCGGGTCGGTCGGGGTGGCCGACGTGGTGGTCGGCGTCGACGGACCCACGGAATCGTGCGGCTCGGGGGCGATCGTGGTGGTCGGGCCACTGGTCGGACCACCGTTGCCGTTGCCGTTACCGCCGCCGATCGGCGCCGACGAGTTGCTCGACCCCGGGACCGGGGTGGTCGTCGTGGTGCCCGGCTTGCCCGGCGCGGCGCTGGTGGTGGTCGGCGTGATGTGCACGATGCCGCCCGGGTCGATCGAGATGCCCGGCTGCGGGGGGCTGTCGGTGGCCGGCGCGCCGAACCGGATGGTGCCGTCGGAGAGCTGCTCCACCGGCCGGGACGGGGCGCCCGGCTCGCTGGACACGAACGCCTCGCAGTTCTTCCCGTTCAGCTGGAAGACCATCGGGGCGGCGTTGCTCTGCGTGTACCGCCCGGTGATCTCCATGGTGGTGCTCTCCTGCGGCTGCAGCGGTCCGGCCGACGTGACCGTGACCGCGCGCAGGTTCTGCTTGAGGTCGACCGCGCCCTTGCCCTTGACCACCTGGTCCCCGTTCATCAGGAACCATAGCCGCCAGTCGTCGACCGGAGCCTCGCCCCGGTTGGCCACCGTCACCTGGGCCTTGAAGCGGTTCTTCTCCTGCGACCAGACCGCGTAGCTGACGATGCAGCCACCGGCCGCGGCCATCACGCTGGGGCCGGCCGGCACCGCGTTGGCACGCTCGTCCGGCTTGCCCGGGGCGGCCAGGCTCCACCCGTACGTCAAGGCGGTGAGCACCGCGATCGTGCCGGCCACCACCAGGATGCGGCGGGTGCGGACCTGTTTCGGGCTGCGCGCCGGTGGTCGCTCGGCCGGGGCCGGCTCGGCCGCGCTGCCGGGGCGCAGCGGCGGCGGCGGTTTCGGCGCCGGGTCGGCGGCGGCCGCGGCCGGGCCCATCCCGGCATAGGGATAGCCGGACGGCAGGATCGTGGTGTTCTCCCCGCTGTCCGCCCAGTCCTCCGGGAAGCCGCTGACCTGGGCCGGCGGGGCGCCCGCCGCGATGCCGGCGAGCAGATGCGCCACCTCGGCGGTCGGCGGCCGGTCGGCCGGGCGTTTCTCCAGGCAGCGGCCGATCAGCGCGTCCACCTCGGCGGGCAGGCCGTCGACCGGGGGCAGCGGCTCCGGCTCGGTGTACTGGTGCGCGCGGAGCAGGGCGGTGGTGGTGCCCACGTCCCACGGCAGCTGGCCGATCAGCATCCGGTAGATCAGCAGGCCGACCGCGTAGACGTCGGTGGCCGGGCTGACCTGGCCGCCCTCCAGCCGCTCCGGCGCCAGGTAGGCCGGGGTGCCGAGCAGGCTGCCGTCCGGGTCGGTGTCGTTCTCCCCGATCAGGGCGGAGATGCCGAAGTCGACCACCTTGGCGCCGGCCGCGGTGAGCATGACGTTGGCCGGGGTGACGTCGCGGTGCACGATGCCCCGGGCGTGCGCGGCGGCCAGCGCGGCCGCCACGTCGGCGCTGATCCGCACCGCGGTGTTCCACGGCAGGGTGCGGGCCCGGGACAGCACGGCGGCCAGCGACTCGCCGTCGACCAGCTCCATCACGACGTACGGCACCGGCTCGCCGTCGACCGTGGTGGCCTCGCCGTAGTCGTACACGTTGGTGATGTGCGGGTGGCTCAGCCGCGCCGCGGCCTGGGCCTCCGCGCGCAGGCGCCGCCGGAACGAGGGGTCGGCGCTGGTGGACGGCGGCAGCACCTTCACCGCGACCTGACGCCCCAGCACCTCGTCGAACCCTCGCCAGACCACTGACATCCCGCCGGCGCCGAGCCGCTCGACCAGCCGGTACCGGCCGGCGAGCAACCCCGAACCGGGCAGGTCCGTCGTGCTCATGTGCCCCCACATGCGCGCTTCGAGAAAACGCCGGACCGCACCGCCATGCCGCCCGACGCCGGGCGAGACGGGCCCCGCTATCGGACCCCGAGCATCCCCCATCGACGGCGAGGATGTTAGTACCTATCGGTCTACAGATCGAGCTGCCCAGGACGCGATCTACCAGGCAATCATTACCGTGCGTGTGACCTGCCGCACGCAGCGGACGATGACGGAAAGCGCTTTCCGTCACGGAGCGCCACGAGATCGGTCGAGGATTGCCCGCTTCGTCGGAACTTGCGGTTTCAACTTTAAGGAGCACTCCCTGGCGGAGATGTCACGAACCGTCAGGAGAGCGATACCGAGCGCGATCATGGATGTCCATGATCTGTCACACTCCCGGCCACTCCGGGGGCGCTGGCGAGCAGGTTCCGGGCCAGCTGCGGGGTGGAACGCACCGCCGGCGAGACCGGCGCGACCGGGCGGTTGCCGGCCGGGACCGCGCCCAGCCCGTCCAGGAAGGCCCGCATCGGCGCCCACTTCTCGTAGATCACCAGCACCACCTCGCCCGGCGCGGCGAGCCCCAGCGCGGCGGTCACCGCCTCCTCGCTGCCGTCCGCGCGGATCGTCCGGATCTGCGGCCGCCGGGCCCGCATCTCCCGCTCGACCAGCCGGGACACCTCCCCCGGGGCGCGCCCGCGCGGATCGCAGTCGTCGTAGAGCACCGCCCGGGTCAGCCCGTCCGCCAGGATCTGCGCCGAGGCGGCCAGCAGGTCGTCGCGGCGGTCGCCGGGCAGGGTCACCGCGGCCACGCACCGGTCGGCTCCCCACAGCCGGTGCAGCGTGCGCAGCGTGGTGGCCAGCGCGGCCGGGTTGTGCCCGTAGTCCAGGAAGATCGAGCGGTCGCCGAGCCGGAACAGGGTGCCGCGGCCCGGGTTGTCCACCACCGGGTCGAACTCGGCGAGCCGGGACGCCACCGTCTCCGGGCGGGCGCCCAGCGCTCGGGCGGCGGCGATCGCGGCCAGCGCGTTGGCCGCGGCGTGCGGGGCGGCGCCGCCGTACGCCCCGGGCACCTCGGCCACCCGCAGCAGCGGGGTCCGCCGCGCCCCGGTGGCCTGGACCAGCCAGCCGTCGTGCAGGACGTACGCGGTCCCGCCCCGCCCCAGGTGCTCGGTCAGCACCGGATTCGCCGGGTCCAGCCCGAACCAGACCAGCCGTTTCCGGTCGGCCCGCACCCGGGGCCGCCCGGCCAGGCTGCGCACCCACGGGTCGTCCACGTTCAGCACCAGCGTGCCGCCGTCCCGGACCCGCTCGGCCACCACCGCCTTGACGTGCGCCAGGTCCTCGATCGAGCCGAGCCCGTCCTGCCCGAGGTGGTCGGCGGTGATGTTGGTGATCACCCCGACGTCCGACCAGTCGTAACCGAGCCCGCGCCGCAGCAGCCCGCCCCGGGCCGTCTCCAGCACCGCCACCTCGACCTGCGGGTCGCCGAGCACCTGCTGGGCGGAGCGCGGCCCGGTGGCGTCGGCCAGGTGCACCGCGCGGCCGTCCACGTAGACCCCGTCGGTGGTCGCCATCCCGACCCGGCGGCCGGCGCTGAGCAGGTGCGCGGTCAGCCGGGTCACCGTGGTCTTGCCGTTCGTCCCGGTCACCGCGACGGCCGGGATCCGGCCGTCGGAGCCGCCCGGGAACATCGCCCGGACGATCGCGTCGCCGACGTCCCGGGACCGGCCGCGCACCGGGGCCAGGTGCATCCGCAGGCCGGGCACCGCGTTCACCTCGATCACCCCGGACGACGGCTCGTCCTCGCCGGTCGGCGGCAGCGGCGCCGCGATGTCCGGCAGCCGCAGGTCGATCCCGGCGATGTCCAGCCCGACCACCGCGGCCACCCGCTGGCACAGCCGGGTCACGTCCGGGTGCACCTGGTCGGTGACGTCCCGGCTGGTCCCGCCGGTGGAGAGGTTGGCGCACTCGCGCAGCCAGACCGTCTCGCCGGCCGGCGGCACCTGGTCCGCGGCGAGGCCGGCGGTGCGCAGCGCCACCTCGTCCAGGGTGATCCGGGTCAGCACCCGGGAGTGCCCGACCCCGCGCCGCGGGTCCGCGTTCACCCGCTCGACCAGCTCGGCCAGGGTGGCCGTGCCGTCGCCGACCACGTGCGCGGCGGTCCGCTCGGCCGCGGCCACCACCTCGCCGGCCACCACCAGCACCCGGTAGTCCCGGCCGGTCAGCTGCCGCTCGACCACCACGTCCGGGCCGGCCTCGGCGAACGCCCGCTCGACCGCGTCCGGCGTGCGCAGCCCGAGCGCCACGTCCCTGCCCTGCCGGCCGTGCCGCGGTTTCACCACGACCGGGCCGCCCAGCTCGTCGAGCAGCCGCACCGCCTCCTCCGGGGTGGCCGCGGTGCCGCCGGCCGCGACCGGGATGCCGGCCTCGCCGAGCAGGGACCGGGTGACGTGCTTGTCGCAGGCGATGTCGATGCCCACCCCGCTGGTCCGGTCGGTCATCGCGGCCCAGGCCATCCGCCGCCGGGTGCCCCAGCCCAGCCGGACCAGGCTCAGGTCGTCGAACCGCTCGACCGGGATGCCGCGGCGGCGGGCGGCCGTGATGATCGCCCGGGTGCTCGGGCCGGTCGCCTCCCGCTCGGCGATCGCGGCCAGGTCGGCGAGCCGGGTGGCCGGCGAGCGGCAGGCCCGCCCGGCGTGGATGGTCAGGACCAGCTCCACCGCGGCCTCCATCAGCTCCCGCGGCACCCGGGAGACCGGCGACTCGTCCACCGGGCACTCGACGATCACGTCGTAGAGCCCGGTCTCGCCGGCCGACACGGTCCGGCCGAAGCTGACGTCCCGGCCGATCAGCTGGGACAGCTCCAGGCAGACGTGCTCGGTGACGTGCCCGAAGTAGGTGCCGCCGCGCAACCGGCTGACGAACCCGCCCGGGGCGCCCGCCGCGCAGTGGTGCTCGGCCAGCCCGGGCAGCGCCCGCAGCAGCCGCTCGGTGAACCCGGTGACGTCACACGTCTCCTGACCGGTCAGTTCCTCCAGCCGGAGCCGGGCCACCACCG contains:
- a CDS encoding alcohol dehydrogenase catalytic domain-containing protein — encoded protein: MRAVVVDVVRGRPEVREVPRPSAPPGGVVVRVMATGLCRSDWHGWAGHDDDIVFPHVPGHELAGVVTEAGAGVGRWAAGDRVTVPFVCGCGRCEWCRTGQAQVCPDQQQPGFTHGGSFAEFVVLHAADTNLVALPAQVDFATAASLGCRFATAYRGLAGRARVTEGEWVTVVGAGGVGLSAVMIARALGARVIAVDRNPEALAVAAAVGAEHTLLSAAASGTGTAASGTGAGATVDVPAAVAELTGGGSHVTVDAVGSEQTCADAILSLRRRGRHVQIGLLPPIDGHPRVPMSRVIGWELDLLGSHGMAAADYPAMMALIERGTLQPQRLIERTVGLTEAAALLPAFDQATPAGMTMIDPSR
- a CDS encoding TetR/AcrR family transcriptional regulator; this translates as MTEARRRPGPKRALTQDDVLDAALRLMDADGPVAASIRRIAGELGVTPNAVYTYFADKAAIEQALVERLLGEVNAAAPATGGWRADLELLAVEIRARLVAHPGAVPLFLSGAMNGPQALLLGERLLDRLSAAGLDRAAGARGAYLIMVYVLGAIALEVADQPHAGVLPPEAERIAARAAAWGEVPADRFPRTAAATDVMATWIGTDQYLWGLRRLLDSFAGLRS
- a CDS encoding serine/threonine-protein kinase, translated to MSTTDLPGSGLLAGRYRLVERLGAGGMSVVWRGFDEVLGRQVAVKVLPPSTSADPSFRRRLRAEAQAAARLSHPHITNVYDYGEATTVDGEPVPYVVMELVDGESLAAVLSRARTLPWNTAVRISADVAAALAAAHARGIVHRDVTPANVMLTAAGAKVVDFGISALIGENDTDPDGSLLGTPAYLAPERLEGGQVSPATDVYAVGLLIYRMLIGQLPWDVGTTTALLRAHQYTEPEPLPPVDGLPAEVDALIGRCLEKRPADRPPTAEVAHLLAGIAAGAPPAQVSGFPEDWADSGENTTILPSGYPYAGMGPAAAAADPAPKPPPPLRPGSAAEPAPAERPPARSPKQVRTRRILVVAGTIAVLTALTYGWSLAAPGKPDERANAVPAGPSVMAAAGGCIVSYAVWSQEKNRFKAQVTVANRGEAPVDDWRLWFLMNGDQVVKGKGAVDLKQNLRAVTVTSAGPLQPQESTTMEITGRYTQSNAAPMVFQLNGKNCEAFVSSEPGAPSRPVEQLSDGTIRFGAPATDSPPQPGISIDPGGIVHITPTTTSAAPGKPGTTTTTPVPGSSNSSAPIGGGNGNGNGGPTSGPTTTIAPEPHDSVGPSTPTTTSATPTDPVTTPTTPDLPPDDELDGDTTT
- a CDS encoding DUF4386 domain-containing protein gives rise to the protein MKRVTGWLLVTAAAGFAVASSVLSATFGWPDILREPAPVVLAAFHDGGPSLVWTWFAVAWTYGLLAVPVLLLAAALGRPADPVLKAAGAIGAASALLSLIGFLRWVFVVPALATRWAGGDPVTRAAVEAAWTAQHQFGGALLGEHLGQVLAVAWSVTVSLVVLRSGVLPRWVGWSGLTASALYLLNQGEVLATAVPGFPVWELAGLLGSTTWGLWVAAVGGALLVRRPRRDASTGSIRAARQAGIRPAG
- the ureG gene encoding urease accessory protein UreG; translated protein: MHPEPQHPEPHDHGPDEVPHTHPDPGVDPHAPLPAIGGPRALRIGIGGPVGSGKTALVAALCRALGEELRLAVVTNDIYTTEDADFLLRNGVLPAERIRAVETGCCPHTAIRDDISANLDAVEDLEASLGPLDLILVESGGDNLTATFSKGLIDQQIFVVDVSGGDKVPRKGGPGVTTADLLVINKTDLAPLVGADLAVMDRDARARRHDLPTVFLSLAEDKAATPVAGWIRGLVAARAPA
- the cphA gene encoding cyanophycin synthetase, whose protein sequence is MRIESLRRLRGPNVYLSRPAVVARLRLEELTGQETCDVTGFTERLLRALPGLAEHHCAAGAPGGFVSRLRGGTYFGHVTEHVCLELSQLIGRDVSFGRTVSAGETGLYDVIVECPVDESPVSRVPRELMEAAVELVLTIHAGRACRSPATRLADLAAIAEREATGPSTRAIITAARRRGIPVERFDDLSLVRLGWGTRRRMAWAAMTDRTSGVGIDIACDKHVTRSLLGEAGIPVAAGGTAATPEEAVRLLDELGGPVVVKPRHGRQGRDVALGLRTPDAVERAFAEAGPDVVVERQLTGRDYRVLVVAGEVVAAAERTAAHVVGDGTATLAELVERVNADPRRGVGHSRVLTRITLDEVALRTAGLAADQVPPAGETVWLRECANLSTGGTSRDVTDQVHPDVTRLCQRVAAVVGLDIAGIDLRLPDIAAPLPPTGEDEPSSGVIEVNAVPGLRMHLAPVRGRSRDVGDAIVRAMFPGGSDGRIPAVAVTGTNGKTTVTRLTAHLLSAGRRVGMATTDGVYVDGRAVHLADATGPRSAQQVLGDPQVEVAVLETARGGLLRRGLGYDWSDVGVITNITADHLGQDGLGSIEDLAHVKAVVAERVRDGGTLVLNVDDPWVRSLAGRPRVRADRKRLVWFGLDPANPVLTEHLGRGGTAYVLHDGWLVQATGARRTPLLRVAEVPGAYGGAAPHAAANALAAIAAARALGARPETVASRLAEFDPVVDNPGRGTLFRLGDRSIFLDYGHNPAALATTLRTLHRLWGADRCVAAVTLPGDRRDDLLAASAQILADGLTRAVLYDDCDPRGRAPGEVSRLVEREMRARRPQIRTIRADGSEEAVTAALGLAAPGEVVLVIYEKWAPMRAFLDGLGAVPAGNRPVAPVSPAVRSTPQLARNLLASAPGVAGSVTDHGHP
- a CDS encoding urease accessory protein UreD; the protein is MRAEARIVAEADGRGGTRLAVLRGQSPLLLRQTGSRHAAAPPHAGGLLDTGGLLDAGGVRDTGGVTVHLVGGAAGPLRGDDLRLVIEVGQDARLTLRSVAAQLALPGRPAPPSRMTVTATVAAGGTLRWLPEPLIAAAGSDHVAITRVAVEAGGSLWWRDDLVCGRHAEESGDFVADTLVRYAGSTLHRHELAVGPRAPGWTGPAVLGTGRAVGTLLLAGPAAAAAADRGVTGTHAAIMPLAGPGVLATAVAPDIRAVRAALDPLCRHSPAPVS
- a CDS encoding sigma-70 family RNA polymerase sigma factor — encoded protein: MTATTDLPATIGVIHDAPSARDIEDLIREHMPMVGHLVRELLNRVPGHVHSDDLSSAGFAALLGAARSFDVTRGIPFHRFAAVRIRGALLDELRGQDWASRSVRARARRAATARQELTAALGRTPSDAEVAEMLGIGVSELASVEDDVQKASLLSLQGFPTGAAEEMVPELSEGPEDLLLKRERLGYLHQAIQALPERLRQVVEESFLQEQPLSEVAARLGVTESRISQLRTEALRLLREGLNSSLAPELLTVAAGGPRTRKGCLQRRRSEYFAKVQQQGNLHTRLALTDSHGVPIAVAA